One part of the Leeia speluncae genome encodes these proteins:
- the thiO gene encoding glycine oxidase ThiO, giving the protein MKIAVVGGGLLGRLTAWQLALEGKHVALYDAAGPKAEAAAAYVAAGMITPMAEAAVADNAIVAMGFQSLKRWPQFLAKLSDPVFFRHHGTLVVWHRQEAAEARQFAAMIHQHSLTGSLPGVIQPIDANGVADKVPVLAGKFREGYFLPDEGQVDNRQVLSALANAAEIAGVVCHWYTPISKDNWPIADMVIDCRGLGAKDAWKGLRGVRGEVLRLYAPEVELSAMVRLLHPRYSLYLVPRENGRLVMGATSLESEDMSPMSVRSALEMLSAAYSIHPGLAEARIEEMSTQCRPALPDNHPAIECHERNQQIVIQANGLFRHGFLLAPVVSDEVVALVNETLDKGAELATASRQQATAWPTLYGAALEKVV; this is encoded by the coding sequence TTGAAAATTGCGGTCGTCGGTGGTGGCCTCTTAGGGAGGCTAACTGCTTGGCAATTAGCATTAGAAGGCAAACACGTCGCGTTGTATGACGCGGCGGGGCCAAAAGCAGAAGCGGCTGCTGCGTATGTAGCAGCCGGCATGATTACCCCAATGGCAGAAGCGGCAGTGGCAGACAATGCCATTGTCGCAATGGGGTTTCAAAGTCTGAAACGTTGGCCACAGTTCTTGGCTAAGCTAAGCGATCCGGTTTTTTTTCGACATCACGGTACTTTAGTGGTATGGCACCGACAAGAGGCGGCAGAAGCAAGACAATTTGCCGCCATGATTCATCAACACTCGTTGACGGGATCACTGCCGGGCGTTATCCAGCCGATTGATGCCAATGGTGTGGCAGATAAAGTACCTGTTTTAGCGGGCAAATTCCGTGAAGGCTACTTTTTGCCAGACGAAGGTCAGGTAGACAACCGTCAGGTCTTATCTGCGTTAGCCAATGCGGCGGAAATCGCGGGCGTTGTGTGCCACTGGTACACCCCAATATCGAAAGACAATTGGCCAATCGCTGATATGGTGATTGATTGCCGTGGGCTAGGGGCGAAAGATGCATGGAAGGGTTTGCGCGGTGTTCGTGGCGAGGTACTGAGGCTCTATGCGCCAGAGGTTGAATTATCTGCCATGGTGCGCTTGCTTCATCCACGCTATAGCCTTTATCTAGTTCCTAGAGAGAATGGCCGTCTTGTGATGGGGGCAACTAGTCTCGAGTCTGAAGATATGTCGCCAATGAGTGTGCGTTCTGCATTAGAGATGTTGTCTGCTGCGTACTCTATTCATCCGGGTTTAGCAGAAGCACGAATTGAAGAAATGAGTACGCAATGCCGACCAGCATTACCAGACAACCATCCTGCAATTGAATGTCATGAGCGCAATCAGCAAATCGTGATTCAAGCTAATGGTTTGTTCCGGCATGGATTCTTGCTTGCACCTGTGGTGTCAGATGAAGTGGTGGCTTTAGTAAATGAAACCTTAGATAAGGGGGCTGAGTTGGCGACGGCTAGCCGACAGCAAGCCACTGCTTGGCCAACCCTTTATGGTGCAGCATTAGAGAAGGTGGTGTGA
- the thiE gene encoding thiamine phosphate synthase → MAVMFEDKSISQEAWAIASHLAPLPALCSTNWSFYFEKPTLVETNTKAVWWVTDKNVDYSRWCLEGGSAVCQQLLEDGLQVCCYHQGQRYQLKTTRFKKLLSPEKVAAFLLHDYDLHDAVALAMASCGETWPDELAKFPSLQGVTTSEKPFATCPNALGLYPVVPSSDWIAKLLALGVRTLQLRCKHPDPGVVREEVTKAVQLAKAYDAPNDPVRLFINDHWQLAIELGAYGVHLGQEDLQTAILEIIQEAGLRLGVSTHGYVEMLRAHALKPSYIAMGAIYATPTKSMPTLPQGVIKLGQYVKLMESHYPLVAIGGISLVEMPLVKQSGVKSIAVVRAVTEAEDLTQAVKQLQQVVEG, encoded by the coding sequence ATGGCCGTAATGTTTGAAGATAAGTCGATCTCTCAAGAGGCATGGGCGATAGCTAGCCATTTAGCGCCTCTGCCAGCTTTGTGCTCGACGAATTGGTCTTTTTATTTTGAAAAACCGACCTTAGTAGAAACAAATACCAAAGCGGTTTGGTGGGTGACCGACAAAAATGTCGATTACAGCCGATGGTGTCTAGAGGGAGGTTCTGCAGTTTGCCAACAGTTGCTTGAAGATGGCTTACAAGTTTGTTGTTACCATCAGGGGCAACGCTACCAATTAAAGACTACACGTTTTAAAAAATTACTGTCACCTGAGAAAGTCGCTGCCTTTCTATTGCATGACTATGATCTGCACGATGCGGTTGCCCTAGCAATGGCCTCTTGTGGTGAAACTTGGCCAGATGAGTTAGCAAAATTCCCAAGTCTACAGGGGGTAACCACCAGTGAAAAACCGTTTGCGACTTGTCCTAACGCGTTAGGTTTATACCCTGTTGTCCCTAGTAGCGACTGGATTGCAAAGCTATTAGCATTAGGGGTTAGAACATTGCAATTGCGGTGTAAGCATCCTGATCCTGGCGTTGTCCGTGAAGAAGTGACAAAAGCGGTCCAACTCGCCAAAGCATACGATGCACCGAATGACCCGGTCAGACTATTTATTAATGATCACTGGCAGCTGGCGATTGAACTCGGGGCTTACGGTGTGCACCTTGGCCAAGAGGATTTACAAACTGCGATCCTTGAAATCATTCAAGAAGCCGGCTTGCGGCTTGGTGTCTCTACGCATGGCTATGTAGAAATGCTGAGAGCACATGCACTCAAACCAAGCTATATCGCCATGGGGGCAATTTATGCCACGCCAACAAAATCAATGCCGACACTACCACAAGGGGTAATCAAGTTGGGGCAGTATGTCAAACTAATGGAGTCGCATTATCCATTAGTGGCGATTGGCGGGATTTCTCTGGTGGAAATGCCATTGGTTAAGCAAAGTGGAGTGAAAAGCATCGCAGTTGTCCGTGCAGTCACCGAGGCAGAAGATTTGACGCAGGCGGTGAAACAATTGCAGCAAGTGGTCGAGGGATGA
- a CDS encoding thiazole synthase: protein MNTLAKDEFVVYGQVLKSRMLLGTARYQSPKQLADAVTAAQPGMLTVSVRRQQLAGGEEGQPFWQLIQAMDIPVLPNTAGCHSVQEAITTSEMARELFETNLIKLEVIGDDETLQPDPYGLVEAAEYLVKQGFHVLPYCTDDLVLCRRLLDVGCEVLMPWAAPIGTGQGPRNPEALQTLRERFTDVPLIVDAGLGLPSHATQVMEWGFDGVLLNTAVARAVDPVKMAGAFAAATQAGRDAWMAGPMPVQRAAAPSTPVLGTPFWHQQSLEEVRAWP, encoded by the coding sequence ATGAATACATTAGCAAAAGATGAATTTGTGGTTTACGGACAGGTGCTGAAAAGCCGAATGTTACTAGGCACAGCGAGATACCAGTCGCCGAAACAATTGGCAGATGCTGTCACCGCTGCACAACCGGGAATGTTAACGGTTTCTGTGCGTCGTCAGCAGCTTGCCGGAGGGGAAGAAGGGCAGCCTTTTTGGCAATTGATTCAAGCGATGGATATTCCTGTGTTGCCAAATACAGCGGGTTGTCATTCTGTACAAGAAGCCATTACTACCTCAGAAATGGCACGGGAGTTGTTTGAGACGAATCTGATTAAGCTAGAAGTGATTGGTGACGATGAAACGCTACAACCTGACCCATACGGACTAGTGGAAGCAGCAGAATATCTAGTCAAACAAGGCTTCCATGTATTACCTTATTGCACAGATGATCTTGTGTTGTGCCGTCGTCTATTGGATGTCGGCTGTGAAGTCTTAATGCCTTGGGCTGCACCGATTGGCACAGGACAAGGGCCGAGAAACCCTGAGGCGTTGCAAACTTTAAGAGAGCGCTTTACAGATGTTCCCCTAATTGTGGATGCAGGCTTAGGATTGCCTTCGCATGCGACCCAAGTCATGGAATGGGGTTTTGATGGCGTGCTACTTAATACGGCAGTGGCAAGAGCGGTAGACCCGGTGAAAATGGCTGGCGCATTTGCTGCCGCAACGCAAGCCGGGCGAGATGCTTGGATGGCGGGCCCTATGCCGGTACAAAGGGCTGCTGCACCGAGTACGCCTGTGCTTGGCACTCCGTTTTGGCATCAGCAGTCTTTAGAAGAGGTCCGTGCATGGCCGTAA
- the thiS gene encoding sulfur carrier protein ThiS, with the protein MKLMINGEWQTFASDQALASILDSIGAKPPYAIAVNQTFVPRSQYQTLTMNDGDAIEIVQAMAGG; encoded by the coding sequence ATGAAGCTGATGATTAATGGCGAGTGGCAAACCTTTGCGTCGGACCAAGCACTCGCTTCTATTTTGGACAGTATTGGCGCAAAGCCACCTTACGCAATTGCGGTGAACCAAACATTTGTGCCACGCAGTCAGTACCAAACCTTGACGATGAATGATGGCGACGCAATCGAAATTGTTCAGGCGATGGCAGGGGGGTGA
- the thiD gene encoding bifunctional hydroxymethylpyrimidine kinase/phosphomethylpyrimidine kinase produces the protein MIQAEFPRVLTIAGSDPSGGAGIQADLRTIALLGAYGMAIPTALTVQNSLGVHAVHLLPVDLLQAQLALLMEDAPPHTIKLGMLGNTEVVNLLLDSFQAWASNNVLCKIVCDPVLVSSSGKRLLSEDALDSLIACFPYFELLTPNAIEASVLTGIEITQPEDMLKAAKALIEMGLAHVLIKGAHVEGEEVVDLLLSRTDIQSPIWLRANRVETRNDHGTGCTLSSAIATYLAKGESMVDSVTRAKQYVTESLLASQTIWNGHGHGGFMRR, from the coding sequence ATGATTCAAGCAGAATTTCCTAGAGTATTAACGATTGCCGGCTCTGATCCTAGTGGTGGAGCAGGCATTCAAGCAGATTTACGCACCATTGCTTTACTTGGTGCCTATGGAATGGCGATTCCCACCGCGCTGACGGTTCAAAATTCCTTAGGCGTTCATGCGGTACATCTCTTGCCTGTCGATCTCTTGCAGGCGCAACTCGCCTTGTTAATGGAAGATGCGCCACCGCATACAATTAAACTAGGCATGCTAGGTAATACAGAGGTGGTGAATCTGCTCCTCGACAGCTTTCAAGCATGGGCATCTAATAATGTGCTATGCAAGATTGTCTGTGATCCAGTGCTGGTTTCTAGTAGTGGTAAACGCTTATTGTCTGAAGATGCGCTTGATTCATTAATCGCCTGTTTCCCGTATTTCGAATTATTAACCCCTAACGCCATAGAAGCGAGCGTATTAACCGGTATCGAGATTACTCAACCAGAAGACATGCTGAAGGCGGCAAAGGCGTTGATCGAGATGGGGTTAGCGCATGTGCTAATTAAAGGGGCGCATGTAGAAGGCGAAGAAGTTGTCGATTTGCTGCTTTCTCGTACAGACATCCAATCGCCGATTTGGCTGCGAGCAAATCGGGTGGAAACTAGAAATGATCATGGCACTGGCTGTACCTTGTCTTCCGCGATAGCCACCTATTTGGCAAAAGGGGAATCGATGGTTGACTCTGTCACGCGGGCGAAACAATACGTGACAGAATCGTTACTAGCGTCCCAAACCATCTGGAATGGTCATGGCCATGGCGGGTTTATGCGGCGATAA